A portion of the Paenibacillus marchantiae genome contains these proteins:
- a CDS encoding DUF1877 family protein, which yields MVAEGVYPVMEDWDAEETFQEIVQTLNDVQALYQATAASGNGIVFYIF from the coding sequence ATGGTAGCTGAGGGCGTGTATCCTGTCATGGAGGATTGGGACGCAGAGGAGACATTCCAGGAGATCGTTCAGACACTGAATGATGTTCAGGCTTTATATCAGGCAACGGCTGCAAGCGGGAACGGAATTGTCTTTTATATTTTCTAA
- a CDS encoding DUF1877 family protein: MGMSGRYLVVTNELVASIKSGEVSVHDCSVELDIDKMWQMLQFTLTGEVVEGQPPLGYVVPLAGEQYLGNYSDMDLFLLNNEQVLEAYMALEQLTPEELKKRGLAWNKW, encoded by the coding sequence ATGGGCATGTCCGGCAGATATCTTGTTGTCACCAATGAATTGGTCGCATCCATTAAGTCAGGTGAAGTCAGTGTACATGATTGTTCGGTCGAGCTGGATATCGATAAAATGTGGCAGATGCTTCAGTTTACGTTGACTGGTGAAGTGGTAGAGGGGCAGCCTCCTCTGGGATATGTGGTCCCTTTGGCAGGCGAACAATATCTGGGCAACTATTCAGACATGGATCTGTTCCTGCTGAACAATGAACAGGTGCTCGAGGCGTACATGGCTTTAGAACAACTGACACCTGAAGAATTGAAGAAACGCGGTTTAGCTTGGAACAAATGGTAG
- a CDS encoding DUF4385 domain-containing protein: MKKFDYSLNYEELDLRKQPELYTVGRGEQGVLMVEPYKSEILPHWRFKTPEIAKESSQKIYELFLEYKKKDDFVGMDMARKFLQMGYTRARRYTNHKGGRKYSKEDGSILPYQNDKVKAESAAIFKAQWEIAKTDPDYVKMKQEHREKYESENAQKHG, translated from the coding sequence ATGAAAAAGTTTGATTACAGCCTCAATTACGAGGAGCTTGATCTGCGCAAGCAGCCTGAACTGTATACCGTTGGCCGGGGAGAGCAAGGAGTATTAATGGTGGAGCCCTACAAAAGCGAGATTCTACCGCACTGGCGGTTCAAAACACCTGAAATTGCGAAAGAATCCTCGCAAAAGATCTACGAACTATTTTTGGAGTATAAGAAAAAGGATGACTTTGTCGGTATGGATATGGCACGCAAGTTTCTGCAAATGGGCTATACGCGGGCAAGGCGTTATACGAATCATAAAGGCGGACGCAAATACTCGAAGGAGGACGGCTCCATCCTGCCTTATCAGAATGATAAGGTGAAGGCTGAATCAGCAGCCATTTTCAAAGCACAATGGGAGATCGCCAAAACGGACCCGGATTATGTGAAAATGAAGCAGGAGCACCGGGAAAAGTACGAGTCGGAGAACGCGCAGAAGCATGGGTGA
- a CDS encoding cellulase family glycosylhydrolase, which yields MNPPSHHFVLALVCITLCLFILLPLPASAAKSELARQHEMTAFGPLQSDVDGMQPGWNLGNSLDTVGPDETYWGNPRVTRELIQQIAAQGYRSIRIPVTWDGHIGDAPDYTVDPAYMARVQEIVQWALDANLYVVVNVHHDSYLWISQLENNHDQVLSRYKAVWTQIAKQFKDEPRKLMFESVNEPRFNRGATNAGDMGSGSNIDEARQLELLHELNTAFVKLVRETGGNNSERPLVLPTLESSPTQVRLDSLQQTIAGLKDHNLIATVHYYGYWPFSVNIAGHTTFDTDTKNDAASTFNNVYNTLVVQGIPVILGEYGLLGFDKHTDVIEQGEKLKYFEFIGHQLKEKKITSMLWDNGQHLNRQTFQWADPDLFQMIQASWTGRSAVGESDLLYFRQGSPVGDRPLTIKLNGNKLVALYAGEEMLKAGTDYSFSGNTLTVKSTALSRMISSTQKLGNNGILTAKFNQGAKWKWNVIVSTKPELGDATGIVDSFSIPTQFQGDQLATMEAVYTSGENTAPQDWTPYKEFLTTFAPSYETNEIKLQPDWLKGLHDGQIELTFHFWSGELIRYTLIKNGNQVTGEVRN from the coding sequence ATGAACCCACCTAGCCACCATTTCGTCCTGGCACTTGTTTGCATCACCCTGTGTCTGTTTATTCTGCTTCCTTTGCCTGCCTCTGCAGCCAAGTCTGAACTTGCCAGACAACATGAAATGACAGCCTTTGGCCCGCTACAAAGCGATGTTGACGGGATGCAGCCGGGATGGAACCTGGGAAATTCTCTGGATACGGTCGGACCTGATGAAACGTATTGGGGCAACCCACGAGTTACCCGGGAACTGATACAGCAGATCGCTGCTCAGGGATACCGAAGTATTCGTATTCCCGTCACATGGGATGGGCATATTGGGGACGCACCAGACTACACTGTTGATCCAGCCTACATGGCTCGTGTTCAGGAGATTGTCCAATGGGCGCTGGATGCCAACCTCTATGTCGTCGTGAACGTTCACCATGATTCCTATCTCTGGATCAGCCAACTGGAGAATAACCACGATCAGGTGCTTTCCCGTTATAAAGCAGTATGGACTCAGATTGCCAAGCAGTTTAAAGATGAACCGCGTAAGCTGATGTTCGAGAGTGTTAACGAACCGCGCTTTAACCGCGGAGCAACAAATGCAGGCGACATGGGCTCAGGCAGCAATATTGATGAGGCACGGCAGTTAGAGCTTTTGCATGAATTGAACACTGCATTTGTAAAGTTGGTACGAGAAACAGGTGGAAATAACAGCGAGCGCCCGTTGGTCCTGCCTACGCTGGAAAGTTCACCAACACAGGTAAGACTCGACAGTTTGCAACAGACGATAGCTGGCCTAAAGGATCACAATCTGATTGCTACGGTGCATTATTACGGATATTGGCCGTTCAGCGTTAACATTGCAGGGCATACCACCTTCGATACGGATACGAAAAATGATGCGGCCAGCACGTTCAATAATGTGTACAACACGCTAGTTGTTCAAGGTATTCCGGTTATTCTTGGTGAATATGGCCTGCTCGGTTTTGACAAACATACGGATGTCATTGAACAGGGAGAGAAGCTGAAATATTTTGAATTCATCGGTCATCAGTTAAAAGAAAAAAAGATCACGTCCATGTTATGGGACAACGGTCAGCATCTGAATCGACAAACATTCCAGTGGGCTGACCCGGATTTATTTCAGATGATCCAAGCTTCCTGGACAGGACGTTCTGCCGTAGGAGAAAGCGATCTGCTCTATTTCAGACAAGGTTCGCCTGTGGGAGACAGACCATTGACGATCAAGTTAAACGGAAACAAGCTGGTTGCCCTGTATGCGGGTGAGGAGATGCTGAAAGCTGGCACGGATTATTCGTTCAGTGGCAACACGTTAACCGTCAAATCCACTGCGTTATCCCGGATGATCAGCTCAACTCAGAAGCTTGGGAACAATGGGATACTCACAGCGAAGTTCAATCAGGGTGCAAAATGGAAATGGAATGTGATTGTGTCCACAAAGCCCGAGTTGGGCGACGCAACAGGTATAGTAGACTCCTTCTCCATTCCCACCCAGTTTCAAGGTGATCAGCTTGCCACGATGGAGGCTGTGTATACATCCGGTGAGAACACAGCGCCACAGGACTGGACACCGTATAAGGAATTCTTGACTACATTTGCTCCTTCTTATGAAACGAATGAAATTAAGCTACAGCCCGATTGGCTCAAAGGACTGCACGACGGACAGATCGAGCTGACATTTCACTTCTGGAGTGGTGAGCTCATTCGCTACACTCTGATTAAGAACGGAAATCAGGTGACTGGCGAGGTACGAAATTGA
- a CDS encoding SDR family NAD(P)-dependent oxidoreductase, producing MKQVQNQWVLITGASSGIGQTFALEMASKGKHVVLVARSESKLRQLAERIERTYQVKTEVIVADLSQADAPQHVYEECMNRGIQVNVLINNAGFATHGMFEQVDGARQQEEIMLNVLAVMNMTHLFLPGMLQKRNGTVINVSSTAAFQPDPYMAVYGATKSFVLSFTEALYEENRKRGVKFLALCPGSTDTSFFDVVGAEEASVGKRDTPEHVVEVAMRALDSGKPYAVPGASNYWTAQFARLMPRRQMLRIVGGMLRPRSKSGKPQKAQA from the coding sequence ATGAAGCAGGTTCAAAATCAATGGGTACTCATTACGGGGGCTTCTTCAGGAATTGGGCAGACTTTTGCATTGGAGATGGCGTCAAAAGGAAAACATGTGGTCTTGGTGGCCCGATCGGAGTCCAAATTGCGTCAATTGGCAGAACGGATTGAGCGAACCTATCAAGTGAAGACGGAAGTGATCGTAGCGGATCTATCCCAGGCGGATGCACCACAACACGTTTATGAGGAATGTATGAATCGGGGCATACAGGTTAATGTATTAATCAACAATGCGGGATTTGCCACGCATGGAATGTTTGAGCAGGTGGATGGTGCACGGCAGCAGGAAGAGATTATGCTGAATGTACTCGCAGTCATGAATATGACCCATCTTTTCCTGCCAGGTATGCTGCAAAAACGGAACGGTACCGTCATCAATGTTTCTTCAACAGCTGCTTTTCAACCTGATCCATACATGGCTGTATATGGGGCTACGAAATCTTTCGTTCTTTCTTTTACAGAGGCGTTGTATGAAGAGAACCGGAAACGAGGCGTTAAGTTTTTGGCTCTATGCCCTGGCTCAACCGATACCTCATTCTTTGACGTAGTAGGAGCCGAAGAGGCCTCGGTAGGAAAACGGGATACGCCTGAGCATGTTGTGGAAGTGGCGATGAGGGCGTTGGATTCAGGCAAGCCGTATGCTGTGCCAGGTGCCTCCAATTATTGGACGGCCCAGTTCGCCCGCCTTATGCCGCGCAGACAAATGCTGAGGATCGTAGGGGGTATGCTTCGGCCCCGTTCGAAGAGTGGCAAGCCGCAAAAGGCACAGGCTTAA
- a CDS encoding TetR/AcrR family transcriptional regulator, with protein MKDHNSGSKESAHTVTTFQEARLQHSENLRQNIVHAAASLLQEHGPEAVTVRRVAERMECSTKIIYNLFGKKEGLAKYLYMEGCSLLSQSFESVPQQASFENYFRDLAYAYWDFGITQSSFYQLMFGGSFAEFKPDAESLQGTATALKQITSLVAVSIEQGMLKENDLLLAVRMIWAPLHGVIHLYLGGHIESEEAAKRLYDHTLSMVILSLVGVSSKG; from the coding sequence ATGAAAGATCACAATTCGGGTTCCAAAGAATCCGCTCACACGGTCACTACCTTTCAGGAAGCCAGACTCCAGCACTCCGAAAACCTGCGCCAAAATATTGTGCATGCCGCCGCATCCTTGCTGCAAGAGCACGGCCCCGAAGCCGTTACAGTTCGGCGCGTGGCAGAACGAATGGAGTGCTCCACCAAAATCATATATAACCTCTTCGGCAAGAAAGAAGGGTTAGCTAAATATCTATATATGGAGGGGTGCTCCCTCCTATCCCAATCGTTTGAATCCGTGCCACAGCAAGCATCATTCGAGAATTATTTTCGCGATCTCGCTTATGCCTACTGGGATTTCGGAATTACACAATCCAGCTTCTATCAGCTGATGTTTGGCGGTTCTTTTGCAGAATTCAAACCAGATGCAGAGAGTCTGCAAGGAACAGCAACTGCACTAAAACAAATTACGTCCCTGGTTGCGGTCTCAATTGAGCAGGGAATGCTTAAGGAGAACGATCTCTTGCTTGCAGTTCGTATGATCTGGGCCCCTCTGCATGGCGTCATCCACCTGTACCTGGGAGGCCATATTGAGAGTGAAGAGGCCGCGAAACGGCTATATGATCATACGTTGTCCATGGTTATTCTTTCTCTTGTTGGAGTATCCTCCAAGGGCTAA
- a CDS encoding LLM class flavin-dependent oxidoreductase has protein sequence MEIGISTFVETNPDIKTGELISHAQRIRDVVEEIVLADQVGLDVYGVGEHHRADYAASSPAIILAAAASQTKRIRLTSAVTVLSSADPVRVFQDFATLDGISNGRAEIMAGRGSFIESFPLFGYDLNDYDELFDEKLELLLKLRDSEKVTWEGKHRPSFNNLGIYPRPVQEKLPVWIGSGGNQESVVRAGLLGLPLVLAIIGGRPVQFAPLVELYKKAAAHAGHDASKLTVASHSHGFIADTTDEAVEKFFPPAQAVMNMLGRERGWGHYSRATFDAARSLEGALYVGDVDTVAQKIIYLRKEVGITRFMLHTPLGTMPHEEVMRAIELLGKEVAPKVRAEISRWEAENETTR, from the coding sequence ATGGAAATCGGAATCAGTACATTTGTGGAGACGAACCCAGATATAAAAACAGGAGAACTTATAAGTCATGCGCAGCGTATTCGCGACGTCGTTGAAGAGATCGTTTTGGCAGATCAGGTGGGGCTGGATGTATATGGCGTGGGAGAACATCACCGTGCCGACTATGCCGCTTCATCACCCGCTATCATTTTGGCCGCCGCAGCTTCACAGACCAAACGCATTCGCCTAACCAGCGCTGTAACGGTGCTATCTTCGGCTGATCCGGTACGGGTATTTCAGGATTTTGCAACGCTGGACGGTATTTCGAATGGGCGTGCGGAGATTATGGCAGGGCGGGGATCATTCATCGAATCATTCCCATTGTTCGGGTATGATCTGAATGATTATGATGAATTATTTGATGAAAAATTGGAGCTCCTCTTAAAGCTGCGTGATTCGGAAAAAGTTACTTGGGAAGGCAAACACCGCCCGTCCTTTAACAATCTGGGCATCTACCCGCGTCCGGTACAAGAGAAGCTGCCTGTATGGATCGGGAGTGGTGGTAACCAGGAATCGGTTGTCCGCGCGGGTCTGCTTGGATTACCGCTTGTTCTCGCCATTATTGGTGGTCGTCCTGTTCAATTCGCACCACTGGTGGAGTTGTACAAAAAAGCAGCTGCACATGCAGGTCACGACGCTTCCAAACTGACCGTTGCTTCTCACTCTCATGGCTTCATTGCGGATACAACAGATGAAGCTGTGGAGAAATTCTTCCCTCCAGCTCAGGCAGTAATGAATATGTTGGGCCGTGAACGCGGCTGGGGACACTATAGCCGTGCAACCTTTGACGCGGCACGTAGTTTGGAAGGCGCGCTGTATGTCGGTGATGTGGATACCGTTGCTCAAAAGATTATCTATCTACGTAAAGAAGTTGGTATTACACGCTTCATGTTACACACTCCCCTCGGCACGATGCCGCATGAGGAGGTAATGAGAGCTATTGAACTGCTCGGCAAAGAAGTGGCTCCCAAAGTCCGTGCTGAAATCTCGCGTTGGGAAGCTGAGAACGAAACCACGCGTTAA
- a CDS encoding class I SAM-dependent methyltransferase, which yields MERSRVIEYYSRFDEWGRLDREPLEFIINMHYIRESLPATGLVLDNGAGPGKYAMELARLGYHVTLSDLTPASVDMAQQKAKELDLTQQFDSFHVLDATHLNAIADETYDASLMLGPLYHLQTEEERVAAVRELHRVTKRGGTVFVAMQSRMRMGITSLQSPQQWKPHDHMEAIRSFVEKGTFDHLDQGRFTGAYYFNIQDINPFMEQYGFETVDLIGSSSLRAMLTEEQQQYWKERGEYDELIQYMIEAAKDPSILGISSHLLYIGKKK from the coding sequence ATGGAAAGATCACGTGTGATTGAGTATTATTCCAGATTTGACGAGTGGGGAAGGTTGGATCGGGAACCGCTGGAGTTCATCATTAACATGCATTATATCCGAGAGTCACTTCCGGCAACCGGACTTGTGCTGGACAATGGCGCCGGACCAGGCAAATATGCGATGGAGCTTGCCAGGCTCGGATACCATGTCACGCTGTCAGACCTGACCCCTGCATCTGTGGATATGGCTCAGCAGAAGGCAAAGGAATTGGATTTGACACAGCAGTTTGACAGTTTCCATGTATTGGATGCGACTCATCTGAACGCCATTGCAGATGAGACGTATGATGCCTCTCTGATGCTTGGGCCATTGTATCATTTGCAGACGGAAGAAGAGCGAGTGGCTGCGGTACGGGAGCTGCATCGGGTCACCAAGCGTGGGGGAACTGTGTTTGTAGCGATGCAGAGCCGTATGCGAATGGGCATTACCTCTTTGCAATCCCCGCAGCAATGGAAACCACATGACCACATGGAAGCTATCCGTTCTTTTGTGGAAAAGGGGACATTCGATCATCTGGATCAAGGACGGTTTACAGGGGCGTACTATTTCAACATTCAGGATATTAACCCATTTATGGAGCAGTACGGATTCGAAACGGTAGACCTAATTGGATCGTCCAGTCTTAGAGCTATGCTCACAGAAGAGCAGCAGCAATATTGGAAAGAACGCGGGGAATACGATGAGTTGATCCAGTACATGATTGAGGCGGCCAAAGACCCGTCGATATTGGGAATCTCGTCTCATCTCCTGTACATTGGGAAAAAGAAATAA